From one Mytilus edulis chromosome 1, xbMytEdul2.2, whole genome shotgun sequence genomic stretch:
- the LOC139522439 gene encoding phenylalanine--tRNA ligase alpha subunit-like, translating to MADLQGRLLLALKENNIVNSEDLAREWEEDHQKIVGAIKSLQTLYKIINAEPINTTRWQLTEEGDIVAKYGSHEARVYNAVPQQGITREDLMKSVSQYGDIGFSKAMQEKWIEMNNQKVYRKIDRIDDKIQSMLKKVQTGNINDLSDEQRTECKKRKLINEGKMTVYKVSKGEMFTLDIERLETELTPEMIANGSWREKKFKSYDMDALGIPPDAGHLHPLLKVRTEYRQIFLEMGFTEMPTNNFIESSFWNFDALFQPQQHPARDAHDTFFISEPCDANIDMIPDDYLKRVKKVHSEGGYGSQGHKYDWKIEESTKNILRTHTTAVSARMLYKLAQKKEFKPVKYFSIDRVFRNETTDSTHLAEFHQIEGLVADKGLTLENLMGVINEFFKKLGLTKLRFKPTYNPYTEPSMEIFSFHDGLKKWVEVGNSGVFRPEMLLPMGLPEDVSVIAWGLSLERPTMIKYKIQDIRTLIGPRVDLQMVYNNPLCRVEKAAI from the exons ATGGCAGACCTACAAGGCAGGTTGTTGTTAGCTCTGAAAGAGAACAATATTGTCAACTCTGAAGATCTAGCTAGGGAATGGGAAGAAGATCATCAAAAAATTGTTGGAGCTATCAAAAGTTTACAGACTCTTTATAAG ATTATCAATGCAGAGCCTATAAATACAACAAGATGGCAGTTAACTGAGGAAGGAGATATTGTAGCTAAGTATGGAAGTCATGAAGCCAGGGTATATAATGCTGTACCACAACAGGGTATCACTAGAGAGGATCTAATG AAATCTGTTTCTCAGTATGGTGATATTGGTTTCAGTAAGGCAATGCAGGAGAAATGGATAGAAATGAATAATCAAAAGGTTTATAGGAAG ATTGATAGAATAGATGATAAAATACAAAGTATGTTGAAGAAAGTGCAGACAGGAAACATCAATGATCTATCTGATGAACAAAGAACAGAATGTAAGAAAAGAAAGCTCATCAATGAAGG gaaGATGACAGTATACAAAGTTAGCAAAGGAGAGATGTTTACACTAGATATAGAGAGACTAGAAACAGAACTAACACCAGAGATGATTGCTAA TGGTAGCTGGAGAGAAAAGAAGTTCAAGTCCTATGATATGGATGCCTTAGGTATCCCACCAGATGCTGGCCATCTCCATCCATTACTAAAAGTGAGGACAGAATACAGACAAATCTTCTTAGAGATGGG TTTCACAGAGATGCCAACCAATAACTTCATAGAAAGCAGTTTCTGGAATTTCGATGCACTTTTCCAGCCCCAGCAACATCCTGCCAGAGATGCCCATGATACCTTCTTTATATCAG AGCCATGTGATGCTAACATAGATATGATTCCAGATGACTATTTAAAACGTGTGAAGAAAGTACATTCTGAAGGAGGATATGGATCTCAAGG GCACAAATATGATTGGAAAATTGAGGAATCCACGAAAAATATCCTGAGAACTCATACTACAGCTGTCAGTGCTAGAATGCTGTATAAATTAGCTCAAAAG AAAGAGTTCAAACCAGTGAAGTACTTTTCAATAGATAGAGTATTCAGAAATGAGACAACCGACTCCACACATTTAGCAGAGTTCCATCAAATTGAAGGATTGGTAGCAGATAAAGGATTAACACTAGAAAATCTAATGGGAGTTATTAATGAATTCTTCAAAAAGCTTGGTCTGACTAAACTTCGCTTCAAACCTACTTACAATCCTTACACAGAGCCAAGTATGGAAATATTCAGCTTCCATGATG GCTTGAAAAAGTGGGTAGAAGTTGGAAATTCTGGTGTCTTCCGACCAGAGATGTTGTTACCCATGGGCTTACCTGAGGATGTATCTGTTATAGCATGGGGACTTTCTCTTGAGAG ACCAACCATGATAAAGTATAAGATACAGGATATCAGAACATTAATAGGACCCAGAGTAGATCTACAGATGGTGTACAATAACCCACTGTGTAGGGTGGAAAAGGCAGCAATCTAA